A portion of the Pedobacter cryoconitis genome contains these proteins:
- a CDS encoding AAA domain-containing protein, giving the protein MEYFKKLLDLLKTEREEDQNAYLKLTESSSVADRRANGLTWYPIAIRGSEMSRGDYLTVEMERTSHLDISHQLRFGASVVLFSNHDPKVDRVEGVVSHQSGHKIKVTLRTDELPDWSRDGKLGLDVLFDNNSYDEMQNALKMAASPFEKEEDGRLVRILTGDLSPSFNTQTHLYRIPSLNEVQQIAVDKILSATDLAIVHGPPGTGKTTTLVQAIKALIKQDHQQILVVAPSNTAVDLLSEKLADEGLNVLRVGNPARVSERLTALTLDSKMSEHSSMKEMKNLKKQANEYKNLAHKYKRNFGKAEQEQRKALFSEAHKIMKEVGNTEQYIIDDLVTKAQVITATLVGSNHYTVRNRHFHTVVIDEAGQALEPACWIPVLKAKKVIFAGDHCQLSPTVKSNVAARNGLSTTLLEKCVALHPEAVVLLEEQYRMNEQIMGYSSRIFYEDKMKAHASVATRVLMEGEEPVEFVDTAGCGFEEKLEGTSTTNPEEGVFLMKHLTQLVNRVKDSGVALADFPTIAVISPYKQQVYLLKELLLNAPELMVYADKIAVNTIDSFQGQERDIVYIGLTRSNSEGVIGFLADVRRMNVAITRAKKKLVVIGDSATLSRSEFYNGFIGYVEGFEGYKSAWEFVEG; this is encoded by the coding sequence ATGGAATATTTCAAAAAACTGCTTGATTTACTCAAAACTGAACGTGAAGAAGATCAAAATGCTTACTTAAAATTAACGGAGTCTTCTTCTGTAGCAGATCGCCGGGCGAATGGTTTAACGTGGTACCCGATTGCGATCAGAGGTTCTGAGATGAGCCGGGGTGATTATCTGACGGTAGAGATGGAGCGTACTTCTCATCTGGATATTAGTCATCAGCTTCGGTTTGGGGCATCAGTGGTGCTGTTTTCTAACCATGATCCAAAGGTTGACCGGGTTGAGGGAGTGGTTTCTCACCAGTCTGGTCATAAAATCAAGGTTACTTTACGGACGGATGAATTGCCTGATTGGTCGCGTGATGGTAAGTTAGGGTTAGATGTGCTTTTTGATAACAATAGTTATGATGAGATGCAGAATGCGCTTAAGATGGCAGCTTCCCCTTTTGAGAAGGAAGAAGATGGGAGGCTGGTCAGAATTTTGACGGGTGATTTATCTCCTTCGTTCAATACTCAAACTCATTTGTACCGTATCCCTTCTTTGAACGAGGTACAACAGATTGCGGTAGACAAGATTTTGTCTGCAACTGATTTGGCCATTGTTCACGGGCCTCCGGGAACGGGTAAAACGACTACGCTTGTTCAGGCAATAAAAGCATTGATTAAACAGGATCATCAGCAGATTTTAGTGGTTGCTCCGAGTAATACGGCAGTCGATTTACTGAGTGAAAAGTTGGCTGATGAGGGGTTAAATGTGTTACGTGTGGGTAATCCGGCAAGGGTTTCGGAGCGGTTGACAGCTTTAACGCTGGATAGTAAAATGTCTGAGCATAGCAGCATGAAGGAGATGAAAAACCTGAAGAAGCAAGCGAATGAGTATAAAAACCTGGCGCATAAGTATAAGCGTAATTTCGGTAAGGCCGAGCAGGAACAGCGTAAGGCGTTGTTCAGTGAGGCGCATAAGATTATGAAAGAGGTGGGCAATACTGAGCAATATATTATTGATGATCTGGTGACAAAGGCTCAGGTGATTACGGCAACTTTGGTGGGATCTAATCATTATACGGTCAGAAACCGTCATTTTCATACGGTAGTAATTGATGAGGCTGGGCAAGCGCTTGAGCCTGCTTGCTGGATACCGGTCTTGAAAGCTAAGAAGGTGATTTTTGCGGGAGATCATTGCCAGCTGTCGCCTACGGTAAAGTCTAATGTGGCTGCAAGAAATGGGTTGAGTACTACTTTATTGGAAAAGTGTGTGGCTTTACATCCAGAGGCAGTAGTTCTTTTAGAGGAGCAGTACAGGATGAATGAGCAGATTATGGGGTATTCTTCAAGGATTTTTTATGAGGATAAGATGAAGGCTCATGCTTCTGTAGCTACCCGGGTGTTGATGGAGGGGGAAGAACCTGTGGAGTTTGTGGATACGGCGGGTTGTGGTTTTGAGGAGAAGCTGGAGGGAACAAGTACGACAAATCCTGAGGAAGGAGTGTTTTTGATGAAGCACCTGACGCAGTTGGTGAACAGGGTGAAGGATAGTGGGGTGGCTTTGGCCGATTTTCCTACTATTGCTGTGATTTCACCTTATAAGCAGCAGGTGTATTTATTAAAAGAGCTTTTATTGAACGCGCCGGAGTTAATGGTGTATGCGGATAAGATTGCTGTGAATACTATTGATAGTTTTCAGGGACAAGAAAGGGATATCGTATATATAGGGTTGACAAGAAGTAACAGTGAAGGGGTAATCGGGTTTTTAGCTGATGTGAGAAGGATGAATGTTGCGATTACCAGGGCAAAGAAGAAGCTTGTGGTGATTGGGGACAGTGCGACGCTTTCCAGGTCGGAGTTTTATAATGGGTTTATTGGGTATGTGGAAGGGTTTGAGGGGTATAAGAGTGCGTGGGAGTTTGTGGAGGGGTAA
- a CDS encoding RNA polymerase sigma factor: MNRSYSHKIMVIASKDKVSVQRGSSEREIVLELKMQNRLSFNRLYVAYASVLLGVISKLVSSREVAEDILQETFIKIWKSIGQFDEEKGRLFTWMACLARNTAKDYLKGKNFAKSIRNDDIDSVYSKVNDFHYFRYNTDVIGVRELMGVLSDSQKQILNLVYFQGYTQLEVSDKLHIPLGTVKSKIRLAVKELRCYF; this comes from the coding sequence ATGAACAGGTCCTATAGTCATAAAATTATGGTGATTGCCAGTAAAGACAAAGTTTCTGTTCAGAGAGGTTCATCTGAAAGAGAAATAGTCCTGGAATTAAAAATGCAAAACCGGTTGTCTTTTAACCGGCTGTATGTGGCCTATGCTTCCGTGTTATTAGGGGTGATCTCCAAACTTGTTTCTTCCAGAGAAGTAGCTGAAGACATTTTGCAGGAGACATTTATCAAAATCTGGAAGTCAATCGGTCAATTTGATGAAGAGAAAGGCAGGTTATTTACCTGGATGGCCTGTTTGGCGCGCAATACTGCAAAAGACTACCTCAAAGGGAAAAACTTTGCAAAAAGTATTAGAAATGATGATATCGACAGTGTCTATTCCAAAGTCAATGATTTTCACTATTTTCGGTACAATACTGATGTCATCGGCGTGCGTGAACTGATGGGGGTACTGTCAGATTCGCAGAAGCAAATTCTCAACCTGGTCTATTTTCAGGGCTACACGCAATTGGAAGTATCTGACAAGCTCCATATTCCTTTAGGCACCGTAAAATCAAAAATCAGACTGGCTGTAAAAGAATTACGGTGCTATTTTTAA
- the cysM gene encoding cysteine synthase CysM, which produces MGTLIDCIGNTPLVEITKLNPNPAVRIFAKLEGNNPGGSVKDRAALNMIRSAMERGEVTKETKLVEATSGNTGIALAMIAAIYGLDIELVMPSNSTRERTLTMEAFGAKVTLLESIEKCRDYAEEKGVTPGYFLLNQFANPDNYLAHYKSTGPEIWKDTEHKITHFVSSMGTTGSIMGNSMYLKEKNPAIQIVGCQPTEDSSIPGIRRWPKEYLPKIFDASRVDRIMDVSQDEASEYTRKMAKAEGVFAGMSSGGALACALRLASELTSGVIVFIACDRGDRYLSSDLFLSK; this is translated from the coding sequence ATGGGAACATTAATAGATTGCATAGGTAATACGCCTTTAGTAGAAATTACAAAGCTAAACCCTAATCCGGCAGTTCGGATTTTTGCTAAACTGGAAGGAAATAATCCTGGTGGAAGTGTTAAAGACAGGGCTGCTTTAAATATGATCCGCAGTGCAATGGAACGCGGTGAAGTTACGAAAGAGACGAAATTAGTGGAAGCGACCAGTGGAAATACGGGTATTGCGCTGGCAATGATTGCTGCTATTTATGGGCTGGATATTGAACTGGTTATGCCTTCGAACTCTACAAGAGAGCGTACACTCACCATGGAAGCATTCGGTGCAAAAGTTACGTTACTGGAATCTATTGAGAAGTGCAGGGATTATGCAGAGGAAAAAGGGGTTACACCTGGGTATTTTTTGTTAAATCAATTTGCAAATCCTGATAATTATCTGGCACATTATAAGTCGACAGGACCTGAAATATGGAAAGATACTGAACATAAGATTACGCATTTTGTGAGTTCTATGGGGACTACAGGAAGTATAATGGGGAATTCTATGTATTTAAAGGAGAAGAATCCGGCAATTCAGATTGTGGGTTGTCAGCCTACAGAAGACTCTTCAATCCCTGGTATCAGAAGATGGCCAAAGGAATATCTGCCTAAAATATTTGATGCGTCAAGGGTAGACAGAATAATGGACGTTTCACAGGATGAAGCTTCGGAATATACCAGGAAAATGGCCAAAGCAGAAGGTGTCTTTGCTGGAATGAGCAGCGGTGGGGCTTTGGCTTGTGCGCTTAGACTGGCTTCTGAATTAACTTCAGGGGTAATTGTTTTTATAGCTTGCGACAGGGGAGACCGGTACCTGAGCAGTGATTTGTTTTTAAGCAAATAA
- a CDS encoding mechanosensitive ion channel family protein, which yields MNRIENYVEVFSEKVISSLPNFILAVVTLLAGIWLIKWFLGFIHRHFQRNTVDISLSEFLVSIIRVILYILLVISCASMIGIQTSSFVAVLASGGLAVGLALQGSLSNFAGGVLILLFKPFKVGHNISAANNVSGTVLKIDILYTTLKAGNGTTIYAPNGPLANAVINNTSDNEIRQAEYKISISFDMNIDSARKVILGVLESDALILKDPKPVVLVSSLEDSSVVLLARAWAPNGNFWAVYYDNYQKIKEALEKNQIILSKKADIYVMANHVS from the coding sequence ATGAATAGAATTGAAAATTATGTAGAAGTTTTTTCAGAAAAGGTCATCAGTAGTCTGCCAAACTTCATTCTTGCTGTAGTTACTCTTTTAGCCGGTATCTGGCTGATTAAATGGTTTCTTGGTTTTATCCACCGGCACTTTCAACGCAATACGGTTGATATTTCTTTGAGTGAGTTTTTAGTCAGTATTATCAGGGTTATCCTTTATATTTTACTGGTTATTTCCTGCGCTTCAATGATCGGGATACAAACGAGCTCTTTTGTTGCGGTGCTGGCTTCGGGCGGTTTGGCTGTTGGTCTGGCTTTACAGGGCAGTCTTTCCAATTTTGCAGGTGGAGTTCTGATTTTGCTTTTTAAGCCCTTTAAGGTTGGACATAATATTAGTGCTGCGAATAATGTCTCCGGGACAGTATTGAAGATTGATATTTTATATACCACCTTGAAAGCTGGGAATGGTACAACGATTTATGCACCTAATGGCCCGCTGGCAAATGCTGTAATTAATAATACATCAGACAATGAAATCCGTCAGGCAGAGTATAAGATTAGTATTTCTTTTGATATGAATATTGATAGTGCACGTAAGGTTATCCTGGGTGTACTGGAAAGTGATGCGTTAATCCTTAAAGACCCTAAGCCTGTAGTACTGGTTTCTTCACTGGAAGATAGTTCAGTAGTCTTGTTAGCGAGGGCATGGGCACCAAATGGCAACTTCTGGGCTGTTTATTATGATAACTATCAAAAAATCAAAGAGGCGTTAGAAAAGAATCAAATTATTTTATCAAAAAAAGCTGATATCTATGTGATGGCAAATCACGTATCTTAA
- a CDS encoding DUF6515 family protein gives MKTLNFKSLIVVVALLVFSGLTTSVFAQRGGRGGGGRSFHGSSRGSFGGGGSVHIGVRAGYHYRPVGWGFRRPYYGRPYYAYRSFYRPYLGFGIRVLPFGYYPFFYGDSQFYYSGGLFYRQYEDTYKVVVPPIGASVPSLPSDAQQVVINGQTYYEYKGVYYSESQDQDGKTVYIVAGKDGVLNTDHANDNQDNGPQIGDVVNQLPEGYKEVMVKGNKYYVSDYGVYYEQVFGDDGKVSYKVIGK, from the coding sequence ATGAAAACTCTAAATTTTAAATCGTTAATAGTTGTGGTTGCCTTGCTGGTATTCAGCGGACTGACAACAAGTGTTTTTGCACAAAGAGGTGGACGTGGCGGAGGCGGCAGGTCTTTTCATGGCTCCTCGAGAGGCTCATTTGGCGGTGGCGGCTCAGTACATATCGGCGTTCGTGCTGGTTATCATTACCGTCCGGTTGGCTGGGGTTTTAGAAGACCATACTATGGAAGGCCATACTATGCTTACCGCAGTTTTTACAGGCCTTATTTAGGTTTTGGTATTCGTGTTCTTCCTTTTGGATACTATCCGTTTTTTTACGGGGATAGCCAGTTTTATTATTCTGGCGGGTTATTTTACAGGCAATATGAGGATACGTATAAGGTTGTTGTTCCACCAATCGGAGCTTCAGTTCCTTCATTGCCTTCGGATGCGCAGCAGGTTGTGATTAACGGACAAACCTATTATGAGTACAAAGGGGTGTATTACAGCGAATCTCAGGATCAGGATGGGAAAACGGTTTATATTGTTGCAGGTAAAGATGGAGTGCTGAATACAGACCATGCAAATGATAATCAGGATAACGGGCCACAAATTGGTGATGTTGTCAATCAGCTGCCTGAAGGTTATAAAGAAGTAATGGTTAAAGGTAATAAATACTATGTTTCTGATTATGGGGTCTATTATGAACAGGTTTTTGGTGATGATGGAAAGGTTTCTTATAAAGTGATTGGGAAATAA
- a CDS encoding alpha-L-fucosidase: MRLFNKQHLLILSAILLSTGTYAQQLAGAPEPYGAIPTERQLKWQETEMYCIIHFTPTTFQNKEWGYGDADPSIFNPTKFNALQIVSAAKSGGFKGIVYVAKHHDGFALWPTKTAAYNISESPWKNGKGDMVREFQQAAKQTGMKFGVYCSPWDRNNPDYGTPAYLTIYRNQLKELYTNYGELFMSWHDGANGGDGSYGGKNEKRQVDQSTYYDWLNTWEITRKLQPNASIFSDIGLDVRWVGNEKGIAPETSWSTITLKGNENKPPMPGFLQDSNLGSGTRNGEQWIPFEGDVSLRPGWFYHAEQDGQVKTVAELFNIYCKSVGHGGALDLGLSPTTEGILHPKDVSTLAAFGKLLQQVFANNLAKEAKISLSDIRNKQPGEFGAANLTDANRYSYWATDDAVHTAWAQLDFKKPVQFSIVQLRENIKLGQRIDSVAVEVFKNNRWEILAKATSIGANRIIRLPQPETSAKIRIHVYAPVAITLSEIGLYLEPALKSEDTQTTDSAYPKTNWKASVSNPSATAQLKNSIDNNKSTYFETKSNNYIDFDFGKPLVFSVVGYLPGQDGTAIGAIEKYEVFSSEDGKNWQKIAIGEFSNIKANPILQRITLAAKTTARYLRLQNSENGIIRIAELEVYK, encoded by the coding sequence ATGAGGTTATTCAACAAACAGCATCTTTTAATCCTATCTGCTATTTTATTATCCACGGGCACTTATGCCCAGCAACTGGCCGGCGCACCAGAACCTTATGGCGCTATTCCTACAGAGAGACAGCTCAAATGGCAGGAAACAGAAATGTATTGTATCATCCACTTCACTCCTACGACCTTTCAAAACAAAGAATGGGGCTATGGAGATGCTGACCCTTCCATATTTAACCCCACTAAATTCAATGCCCTTCAAATTGTCAGCGCTGCTAAATCGGGAGGTTTTAAAGGGATCGTATACGTTGCTAAACACCATGACGGTTTCGCACTTTGGCCTACAAAAACTGCGGCCTATAATATTAGTGAAAGCCCATGGAAAAACGGTAAAGGCGATATGGTCAGAGAATTTCAGCAGGCAGCAAAGCAAACAGGGATGAAATTCGGAGTTTATTGTTCCCCATGGGACCGGAACAACCCCGATTATGGAACACCAGCTTACCTCACTATTTACCGCAATCAGCTTAAAGAACTTTATACCAATTATGGGGAGCTGTTTATGAGCTGGCATGATGGCGCGAATGGTGGAGACGGTTCTTACGGAGGAAAAAATGAGAAAAGACAAGTAGACCAGTCCACCTATTACGACTGGCTGAATACCTGGGAAATTACCAGGAAACTGCAACCAAATGCTAGTATTTTCAGTGATATTGGTCTGGATGTACGCTGGGTAGGAAATGAAAAAGGGATTGCACCAGAAACAAGCTGGTCTACCATTACCCTGAAAGGAAACGAAAATAAACCACCGATGCCCGGTTTCCTGCAAGATTCAAACCTGGGCAGCGGTACAAGAAATGGGGAACAATGGATACCGTTTGAGGGTGATGTATCACTGCGTCCGGGATGGTTTTACCACGCTGAACAAGATGGACAGGTTAAAACTGTAGCTGAATTATTTAACATTTATTGTAAATCAGTTGGTCATGGCGGGGCACTGGATCTTGGACTTTCCCCAACAACCGAAGGAATTCTTCATCCAAAAGATGTCAGCACCCTGGCTGCATTCGGAAAATTACTTCAACAGGTATTTGCAAATAATCTGGCTAAAGAAGCTAAAATAAGCCTCTCTGATATACGGAACAAACAACCAGGCGAATTTGGTGCAGCCAACCTGACTGATGCAAACAGATACAGTTATTGGGCCACAGATGATGCTGTTCACACGGCATGGGCACAACTTGATTTTAAGAAACCTGTGCAATTCAGTATTGTGCAACTCCGCGAAAATATTAAACTCGGACAAAGAATAGATAGTGTGGCTGTAGAGGTGTTTAAAAACAACCGTTGGGAAATACTGGCAAAAGCAACCAGCATTGGTGCTAACAGAATAATCCGTTTGCCTCAACCTGAAACCTCTGCAAAGATCCGTATCCATGTTTATGCGCCCGTAGCGATCACTTTAAGTGAAATTGGCCTTTACCTGGAGCCAGCGCTTAAATCGGAAGATACGCAAACAACAGACAGTGCTTATCCCAAAACAAATTGGAAAGCGTCTGTTTCAAATCCTTCAGCTACAGCACAATTAAAAAACAGTATAGACAATAATAAATCAACCTATTTTGAGACCAAAAGCAATAACTATATTGACTTTGATTTTGGCAAACCGCTGGTATTTTCGGTCGTAGGTTACCTGCCCGGACAAGACGGGACAGCAATCGGAGCTATTGAAAAATATGAAGTATTCAGTAGTGAAGATGGTAAAAACTGGCAGAAGATTGCCATCGGGGAATTTTCAAATATTAAGGCTAACCCTATTTTACAACGGATCACACTAGCTGCAAAAACAACAGCAAGATATCTGAGATTACAAAATAGTGAAAATGGAATAATCCGTATTGCAGAACTGGAAGTTTATAAATAG
- a CDS encoding alpha/beta fold hydrolase, whose translation MKHYRQIYQQAKDLTQMESSAIDDLLWKLICYAPKIPLRLAQQQLLDTAEHFQLSVTDTYFTKQELVFNGFKWGTGSRKILLTHGWSSKAADFSALLEELLKLEDVEIIAFDAPGNGSSPAELSNLILYIEAIKKIINQYGKPSAVIGHSLGAMANVIALQQAGIKPDVLISIAPVIKLKALFCNMMNSVNVPEKLQDKFFTSFQATFNRPVSDYDLDTYYNFDHTLNHWIAFDEEDAVVNSAYLNLFLKERPWIKSENYKGAGHEKLIRHTPLLNDLIRDYFSATL comes from the coding sequence ATGAAACATTACAGACAAATCTATCAGCAAGCCAAAGACCTGACTCAAATGGAAAGCTCAGCAATTGATGATTTACTCTGGAAATTAATCTGTTATGCCCCTAAAATCCCTTTGAGATTAGCACAACAGCAGCTTTTAGACACAGCTGAACACTTTCAACTCTCGGTAACAGATACCTACTTTACCAAACAAGAACTCGTATTTAATGGATTTAAATGGGGAACAGGCAGCCGTAAAATACTGCTTACCCATGGATGGAGCTCTAAAGCAGCAGATTTCTCTGCACTGCTCGAAGAATTGCTTAAACTCGAAGACGTAGAAATCATTGCCTTTGACGCGCCAGGAAACGGAAGTTCGCCTGCAGAACTATCAAATCTGATTCTTTATATAGAAGCTATCAAAAAGATTATCAATCAATATGGAAAGCCATCTGCCGTCATTGGACATTCCTTAGGCGCAATGGCTAATGTAATTGCCCTGCAACAAGCAGGCATCAAGCCTGATGTACTGATCAGTATTGCACCAGTTATTAAACTAAAAGCCCTGTTCTGTAATATGATGAATAGCGTAAATGTCCCTGAAAAACTGCAGGATAAATTCTTCACTTCTTTTCAGGCTACCTTTAACAGACCTGTTTCCGATTACGATCTGGATACTTATTATAACTTTGATCACACCCTGAACCACTGGATTGCATTTGATGAAGAGGATGCCGTAGTAAACTCCGCTTATCTTAACCTCTTTTTAAAAGAGCGGCCATGGATAAAGTCTGAAAACTACAAAGGAGCAGGGCATGAAAAATTAATCAGGCACACCCCACTCCTTAATGATCTGATCAGAGATTACTTCTCTGCTACCTTATAA
- the epsC gene encoding serine O-acetyltransferase EpsC — MNEEFYLHIYNKQSQIEAVPSNLEIAEWAVSLLNLVYPERLTNPSHTLEEIKKYFGHSEQELLHILQKTKACTTCNHHVIAETFYNELPALFRQMNTDVTAALSGDPAARSEFEIIRTYPGFLAISIYRIAHKLLKMGIPLIPRILTEYAHSATGIDIHPGAEIGEYLFIDHGTGLVIGETTKIGNHVKLYQNVTLGALSVEKFMADTKRHPTIGDHVIIYSGATILGGDTVIGENSVIGGNVWLTKSVPSNSTVYHQSAMKVIETKSRI, encoded by the coding sequence ATGAACGAAGAATTTTATCTTCATATCTATAACAAACAAAGCCAGATTGAAGCCGTACCCTCCAACCTTGAAATTGCGGAATGGGCTGTGAGCCTGCTTAATTTAGTTTATCCCGAACGGTTAACTAATCCAAGCCATACTTTAGAGGAAATTAAAAAGTATTTTGGTCATTCTGAACAAGAACTACTTCATATTCTACAAAAGACAAAGGCTTGTACAACCTGCAATCATCATGTGATTGCGGAGACTTTTTACAATGAGCTTCCAGCGTTATTCCGCCAAATGAATACAGATGTTACCGCTGCGCTGAGTGGTGACCCGGCAGCAAGAAGTGAATTTGAAATCATCCGGACTTATCCTGGATTTCTGGCTATATCAATCTATAGAATAGCACATAAGTTATTAAAAATGGGTATCCCGTTAATTCCAAGGATACTGACTGAATATGCACATTCGGCAACGGGTATTGATATCCATCCGGGTGCTGAAATCGGGGAGTATTTATTCATCGATCATGGAACAGGTTTAGTGATTGGGGAAACAACGAAAATTGGTAACCATGTAAAGTTATATCAGAATGTTACGCTTGGGGCGCTCAGCGTGGAGAAATTCATGGCGGATACGAAAAGACATCCTACTATTGGTGATCATGTGATCATTTATTCGGGTGCAACCATTTTAGGTGGGGATACGGTGATTGGAGAAAATAGTGTGATCGGAGGAAATGTGTGGTTGACTAAAAGTGTTCCGTCAAATTCCACGGTATACCATCAATCGGCAATGAAAGTGATAGAAACAAAAAGCAGAATTTAA